In Mercurialis annua linkage group LG5, ddMerAnnu1.2, whole genome shotgun sequence, a single genomic region encodes these proteins:
- the LOC126682950 gene encoding cytochrome c biogenesis protein CCS1, chloroplastic isoform X2, which translates to MDTLNPTKSFLKPHFLNSHTFIKFNPQIHILYNSRKSHSLTISCKVKISKEIKNSDKNVSRKILLSNSAPPVSEESGGASPGGDGPEVSNKVGRRGPLSLLKRLPRRVLTVLSNLPLAIGEMFAIAALMALGTAIDQGEAPEYYFQKFPEENPVLGFFTWRWILTLGFDHMFSSPVFLGMLTLLGLSLMACTYTTQIPLVKVARRWKFMHSAEAIRKQEFSDTLPRASIQDLGVIMMGAGYEVFLKGPTLYAFKGLAGRFAPIGVHIAMLLIMAGGTLSAAGSFKGSVNVPQGLNFVVGDVLKPSGFLSNPTEAFNTEVHVNKFYMEYFDSGEVSQFYSDLSLLDFEGKEVMRKTISVNNPLRYGGFTIYQTDWSFSALQILKNDEGPFNLAMAPLKINGDKKLFGTFLPVGDVDSPNVKGISMLARDLQSIVLYDQEGKFVGVRRPNSNLPIEIDGTKIVIEDAIGITGLDLKTDPGVPVVYAGFGALMLTTCISYLSHSQAV; encoded by the exons ATGGACACTCTAAACCCCACAAAATCTTTCTTAAAACCCCATTTTCTAAATTCCCATACATTCATCAAATTCAATCCTCAAATTCACATTCTTTACAACTCAAGAAAATCTCATTCTTTAACCATATCATGCAAAGTTAAAATATCCAAAGAAATCAAGAACAGTGACAAGAATGTCTCAAGAAAGATTCTCTTGTCAAATTCAGCTCCGCCTGTGTCGGAGGAGAGCGGTGGTGCTTCTCCCGGCGGAGACGGCCCGGAGGTTTCTAATAAGGTTGGAAGAAGGGGACCGTTGAGTTTGTTGAAGAGATTGCCGAGAAGGGTTTTGACTGTTTTGTCTAATTTGCCTTTGGCTATTGGTGAAATGTTTGCTATTGCTGCGCTTATGGCTCTAG GTACTGCAATCGACCAAGGGGAGGCGCCggaatattattttcaaaagttTCCTGAAGAAAATCCTGTGTTAGGATTTTTTACTTGGAGGTGGATTCTCACCCTTGGATTTGATCACATGTTTTCCTCTCCGGTTTTCCTAGGAATGTTGACTCTTTTGGGACTATCTCTTATGGCCTGCACTTACACCACACAAATCCCCCTGGTTAAGGTTGCAAGGag GTGGAAGTTCATGCATTCGGCTGAGGCCATCCGTAAGCAGGAATTTTCAGACACTTTGCCCCGTGCATCCATTCAAGATTTGGGTGTTATTATGATGGGAGCTGGTTACGAG GTGTTCTTGAAAGGACCAACTTTATACGCCTTTAAGGGGCTGGCCGGTAGGTTTGCACCTATTGGAGTACACATAGCTATGCTGCTGATAATGGCAGGGGGAACTCTTAGCGCTGCCGGGAGCTTCAAAGGCTCTGTGAATGTTCCTCAGGGGTTGAATTTTGTTGTTGGGGATGTATTGAAACCAAGTGGGTTTCTATCTAATCCAACTGAAGCTTTCAATACAGAGGTGCATGTCAACAAATTCTACATGGAATACTTTGATAGTGGAGAG GTATCACAGTTTTATTCCGATCTTTCTCTATTGGACTTTGAGGGGAAGGAGGTGATGCGGAAAACAATTAGTGTAAACAATCCTTTACGCTACGGTGGATTTACTATCTATCAGACAGACTGGAGCTTTTCAGCCCTGCAGATACTTAAGAATGATGAAGGACCTTTTAATTTGGCTATGGCACCTCTGAAGATCAATGGAGATAAGAAACTTTTCGGCACCTTCTTACCAGTTGGTGATGTTGATTCTCCTAATGTAAAGGGAAT ATCAATGCTTGCTCGTGATCTACAGTCCATTGTCCTATATGATCAAGAAGGGAAATTTGTCGGAGTTCGACGACCTAACTCTAATCTACCTATTGAAATAGATGGAAccaaaatagttatagaagatGCAATAGGAATTACTGGTCTTGACTTGAAg ACTGACCCTGGCGTACCTGTTGTATATGCTGGATTTGGTGCTCTAATGCTCACAACCTGCATCAGTTACTTGTCTCATTCTCAG GCAGTGTAG
- the LOC126682950 gene encoding cytochrome c biogenesis protein CCS1, chloroplastic isoform X1, translated as MDTLNPTKSFLKPHFLNSHTFIKFNPQIHILYNSRKSHSLTISCKVKISKEIKNSDKNVSRKILLSNSAPPVSEESGGASPGGDGPEVSNKVGRRGPLSLLKRLPRRVLTVLSNLPLAIGEMFAIAALMALGTAIDQGEAPEYYFQKFPEENPVLGFFTWRWILTLGFDHMFSSPVFLGMLTLLGLSLMACTYTTQIPLVKVARRWKFMHSAEAIRKQEFSDTLPRASIQDLGVIMMGAGYEVFLKGPTLYAFKGLAGRFAPIGVHIAMLLIMAGGTLSAAGSFKGSVNVPQGLNFVVGDVLKPSGFLSNPTEAFNTEVHVNKFYMEYFDSGEVSQFYSDLSLLDFEGKEVMRKTISVNNPLRYGGFTIYQTDWSFSALQILKNDEGPFNLAMAPLKINGDKKLFGTFLPVGDVDSPNVKGISMLARDLQSIVLYDQEGKFVGVRRPNSNLPIEIDGTKIVIEDAIGITGLDLKTDPGVPVVYAGFGALMLTTCISYLSHSQIWALQDGTSMIVGGKSNRAKGVFQDEVNRLLDHVPEIVQSSSSLPNQSDIINS; from the exons ATGGACACTCTAAACCCCACAAAATCTTTCTTAAAACCCCATTTTCTAAATTCCCATACATTCATCAAATTCAATCCTCAAATTCACATTCTTTACAACTCAAGAAAATCTCATTCTTTAACCATATCATGCAAAGTTAAAATATCCAAAGAAATCAAGAACAGTGACAAGAATGTCTCAAGAAAGATTCTCTTGTCAAATTCAGCTCCGCCTGTGTCGGAGGAGAGCGGTGGTGCTTCTCCCGGCGGAGACGGCCCGGAGGTTTCTAATAAGGTTGGAAGAAGGGGACCGTTGAGTTTGTTGAAGAGATTGCCGAGAAGGGTTTTGACTGTTTTGTCTAATTTGCCTTTGGCTATTGGTGAAATGTTTGCTATTGCTGCGCTTATGGCTCTAG GTACTGCAATCGACCAAGGGGAGGCGCCggaatattattttcaaaagttTCCTGAAGAAAATCCTGTGTTAGGATTTTTTACTTGGAGGTGGATTCTCACCCTTGGATTTGATCACATGTTTTCCTCTCCGGTTTTCCTAGGAATGTTGACTCTTTTGGGACTATCTCTTATGGCCTGCACTTACACCACACAAATCCCCCTGGTTAAGGTTGCAAGGag GTGGAAGTTCATGCATTCGGCTGAGGCCATCCGTAAGCAGGAATTTTCAGACACTTTGCCCCGTGCATCCATTCAAGATTTGGGTGTTATTATGATGGGAGCTGGTTACGAG GTGTTCTTGAAAGGACCAACTTTATACGCCTTTAAGGGGCTGGCCGGTAGGTTTGCACCTATTGGAGTACACATAGCTATGCTGCTGATAATGGCAGGGGGAACTCTTAGCGCTGCCGGGAGCTTCAAAGGCTCTGTGAATGTTCCTCAGGGGTTGAATTTTGTTGTTGGGGATGTATTGAAACCAAGTGGGTTTCTATCTAATCCAACTGAAGCTTTCAATACAGAGGTGCATGTCAACAAATTCTACATGGAATACTTTGATAGTGGAGAG GTATCACAGTTTTATTCCGATCTTTCTCTATTGGACTTTGAGGGGAAGGAGGTGATGCGGAAAACAATTAGTGTAAACAATCCTTTACGCTACGGTGGATTTACTATCTATCAGACAGACTGGAGCTTTTCAGCCCTGCAGATACTTAAGAATGATGAAGGACCTTTTAATTTGGCTATGGCACCTCTGAAGATCAATGGAGATAAGAAACTTTTCGGCACCTTCTTACCAGTTGGTGATGTTGATTCTCCTAATGTAAAGGGAAT ATCAATGCTTGCTCGTGATCTACAGTCCATTGTCCTATATGATCAAGAAGGGAAATTTGTCGGAGTTCGACGACCTAACTCTAATCTACCTATTGAAATAGATGGAAccaaaatagttatagaagatGCAATAGGAATTACTGGTCTTGACTTGAAg ACTGACCCTGGCGTACCTGTTGTATATGCTGGATTTGGTGCTCTAATGCTCACAACCTGCATCAGTTACTTGTCTCATTCTCAG ATATGGGCCTTACAAGACGGAACTTCCATGATTGTTGGAGGTAAGAGCAACCGAGCAAAGGGCGTGTTTCAAGACGAGGTAAATCGTTTGCTCGATCATgttcccgagatagttcaatcatcatcatcacttCCCAATCAATCTGATATCATCAATAGCTAA
- the LOC126681979 gene encoding adenylate isopentenyltransferase 5, chloroplastic-like: MAKKTKTYVDFLNNKKKKVVFIMGATGTGKTKLSIDLATNFKSEIINSDKIQVYQGLDIVTNKATEAERKDIPHHLLGFLQDPEADFTVQDFCTQVHKAMNHIINDGGTPIIVGGSNNYIKALVEDRSFKDNFDICFLLMDVELSVLHRYVYKRIDVMVESGLVDEIRDFFVPGIDYGRGIWRAIGVPELEKYFLAEKNNADEITKKMLLENAIQETKENTCKLVNCQVQKIKKFRNEFGWKLHRLDATCVFEKKGNEAEDAWKKMVLNPSLKIVADFLE, translated from the exons atggctaaaaaaactaaaacttaTGTGGACTTTTTAAATAA CAAGAAAAAGAAGGTTGTGTTCATAATGGGAGCAACAGGAACAGGGAAAACAAAGCTTTCAATTGATTTAGCAaccaatttcaaatctgaaatcaTCAATTCTGACAAAATTCAGGTATACCAAGGCCTCGACATTGTAACCAACAAAGCTACTGAAGCTGAACGCAAAGACATTCCTCACCATTTATTAGGGTTTCTTCAAGATCCCGAAGCCGACTTTACGGTCCAAGATTTCTGCACCCAAGTGCACAAGGCCATGAACCATATCATCAACGATGGTGGCACTCCGATTATCGTCGGTGGATCGAACAATTACATAAAAGCCCTCGTGGAGGATCGATCCTTTAAGGACAATTTCGACATATGTTTTTTATTGATGGATGTTGAGTTGTCTGTTTTGCATCGCTATGTATACAAAAGGATTGATGTAATGGTGGAATCCGGACTTGTCGATGAAATTCGAGACTTTTTTGTTCCGGGAATCGACTATGGGAGAGGGATATGGAGAGCAATTGGTGTTCCTGAATTGGAAAAATATTTTCTTGCTGAGAAAAATAATGCTGATGAAATTACCAAGAAAATGTTGCTTGAGAATGCAATTCAAGAAACCAAAGAAAATACTTGTAAGTTGGTGAATTGTCAGGTTCAGAAGATTAAGAAGTTTAGAAATGAATTTGGATGGAAATTGCATAGACTGGATGCGACTtgtgtttttgagaaaaaaggGAATGAAGCTGAGGATGCATGGAAAAAGATGGTCTTAAACCCTAGCTTGAAAATTGTTGctgattttcttgaataa